In Nocardia sp. NBC_01327, the genomic stretch GGCCCGGATGGGCGGCTCCCCGGAACTCTCGGCCACCAACCCCGACGGCGTCACCTGGGATGTCGCGAATATCGTCGTCGCCGACGGCTCCAGCTTCCCGACCGCACCCGGTGTCAATCCGATGGTGTCCATCGAGGCCATCGCCTATATGAACGCCACACGACTGGCGGCACAGCTGATCTAGCGGTCAGAGCGATCTGATGCCCGCCAGCACCGCGTGCAGCAGCCCCATATCGGAGCTGTTGCCCGTGGGCACCGGCGGTGACCGGTACACCAGCCGCCCGTCGTCGATCAGATCTCCGAGCAGCACCTTGGCCATGGTCACCGGCAGCCGCAGATGCGCCGCCACCTCGGCCACCGAAAGCGGTGTGCGGCACAGCCGGACGATGACGGTGTACTCGGGTTCGGTGCGCCGCAAAGCCATTCCCGGATAAGCATCGACCACCAGCGTGGTCAGATCCAGCTCCGGGCGTTCGACCCGGCCGCGGCCGCGGGTCACGGCGTAGAGGCGGACCAGCGGTCCGGCATCCTCCTCGTACCAGTGCTCTCGCGGCTCGTTCATGGCCGTTGCGGACTGCCCGCATGATGACGCGGGTCCACCGACAGGTGCGTGCCGACCCGCTGCACCGTCTGATTCATCCCGTAGGCCACCAGACCCATATCGGCCGTCTCCGCGGCCAGCAGCGCCAGACAGGCATTCTCCCCGGCCGCGGTGATGAACAGCACCGCCTGATCCAGCTCCACCACGGTCTGGCAGACCCCACCGGCCCGGAAGTGCTGACCGGCGCTGCGCGCGAGACTGTGCAGTGCCGAGGCCATGGCGCCGAAACGCTCGGCGTCGGAACGCTCCTGGCCCTTCGAGAAACCGAGCAGCAGTCCGTCGGTGGACAGCAGCACCGCCGCCTGCGCGTCGGGCAGTCCGCTCACCAATTCGTCGAGCAGCCAGCCGAGGTCGATTCGCTGGGAGGTGGTCATTGTGGTCCCTTCTCGGATTCCGGGCGCACCTGGCGGCCCTGCCGGGTGCCCTTCGCAATGGCGCTCATGAGATTGCGCGCTTCGTCGGGAGTGCGCTGGCGCGGCGGCGCGGACACCGGCGGTGCGGCGGACACCGGCGGCAGCGCCTCCTCCGCCGGGCCGCCCGGACGGTTCCGGCGCGGCAGATGCGGCCGGTCGCCCAGCTGCTGCGGGAGCAGCGGCGCCGGCGGCAGCGCGACCGGGGCGGGAATCCCCACCAGTGTGGACGTCGCCGTCGGGCTCGGTTCCGTGATCGGGCCGTTGGGCAGCGGCGCCCGCAGCGCCGGGAAGTGGTCGGAGCGCACGGCATTCGACCACGCGGGCGCCACCTCCAGCGCGCCCGGACCACCGCCGGGCGTCTCGGCGCGCGGACCGGCGACCTCCATGAGCGCGGACGGAATCAGCACCACGGCCCGCACGCCGCTGTAGACGGACTCGGCCAGACGCACCGTAATACTGTGCCGCCCAGCCAGTTTCGCGACCACGAACAGTCCCAGCCGGGTATTGCCGGACAGCGTCGCCACACTGAAGTCCGGCGGATTCGCCAGCACCGCATTGCGTTCGGTGTATTCGGCCTCCGACATGCCCAGACCCTGATCGATGACCTCGACGGCCAGACCCCGGCCGACCACCACCGCCGACACCGTGACATGCGATTCCGGCGGGGAGCAGGCCGTCGCATTGTCCATGAGCTCGGCGAGCAGGTGAATCACATCGGCGACGGCATGGCTGGCAATGCGCACCTCGGGCAGCCGCCCGGTCTGAATCCTGGTGTAGTCCAGGCTTTCCGCCACCGCACCCCGGACCAGATCGAGCAGCAGCACCGGATTACGCCAGCGGCGGCCGGGCTGCTCACCACCGAGAATGATCAGATTCTCGGCATTGCGGCGGGCTCGGGTCGCGAGATGATCCAGCTGGAACAGCAATTCGAGCTGATCGGCGTTCTTCTCCTCGCGCTCGGCCCGGTCCAGCAGCGTGAGCTGCCGATGCACCACGACCTGGCTGCGATGGGCGATATCGAGGAAGACCGCATTGATACCGGCACGGGTCTTCGCCTCGGCGACCGCCGCCGACACCGCCGCGATATGGGCGCGGTTGAAGGCATTCGCGACATGGCCGAGCTCATCGGTGCCGAAGTCCAGTCGCGACACCTCGGCATTGATATCGACGTCCTCGCCCTCGCCCAGTTTGCGAATCAGCTCGGGCATGCGCTCATCGGCCAATTGCAGGGTGTCCCGGCGCAATCGGCGCATCCGGCCGATGAAGCGGTTGGCCAGCAGCAGCGCCGCCACGAAAGCGATCGTCGCGATGAGCAATACGGCCGCGCCGCCGAGCAGCGAATTGCGAGTGGCGTCGTCGCCCTGCTTGCGGGCGATGACGTGGGCGTCGCGGCTCTGGTCCTCCCACAGCTTCTGCAGTGCCGCATTGACCTGTCCGGACGCCGTCTGCCACGCGGCC encodes the following:
- a CDS encoding DUF742 domain-containing protein, with amino-acid sequence MNEPREHWYEEDAGPLVRLYAVTRGRGRVERPELDLTTLVVDAYPGMALRRTEPEYTVIVRLCRTPLSVAEVAAHLRLPVTMAKVLLGDLIDDGRLVYRSPPVPTGNSSDMGLLHAVLAGIRSL
- a CDS encoding roadblock/LC7 domain-containing protein, with protein sequence MTTSQRIDLGWLLDELVSGLPDAQAAVLLSTDGLLLGFSKGQERSDAERFGAMASALHSLARSAGQHFRAGGVCQTVVELDQAVLFITAAGENACLALLAAETADMGLVAYGMNQTVQRVGTHLSVDPRHHAGSPQRP
- a CDS encoding sensor histidine kinase — its product is MGSWRNLRNSLGRTSDSGGRGVRGWVSVRVRLMGIVLISSVTLLAIGGGAAVYLVKSARESKQWAELASSTTAPAILMVSALEEERRLSALLLAGDDDAVQALVGARKHSDEALAAMVAKGDAARGLNPDGAATEIAGFQKLFDMVPILRNGVDSRQMPADQAFGFFTQVIGTIISASMVAARVAPDAKIGIELGYAVEQLRAAEALSQADTIGAVALTTGEMPAAQLLEFSNRVGEFRSEVAYSASVLKGRRLAQLSAITGDPAWQQVTSMQDALILRGPVTDADADSTADTSAKPHDRTTPKAATPLPLGVAAWQTASGQVNAALQKLWEDQSRDAHVIARKQGDDATRNSLLGGAAVLLIATIAFVAALLLANRFIGRMRRLRRDTLQLADERMPELIRKLGEGEDVDINAEVSRLDFGTDELGHVANAFNRAHIAAVSAAVAEAKTRAGINAVFLDIAHRSQVVVHRQLTLLDRAEREEKNADQLELLFQLDHLATRARRNAENLIILGGEQPGRRWRNPVLLLDLVRGAVAESLDYTRIQTGRLPEVRIASHAVADVIHLLAELMDNATACSPPESHVTVSAVVVGRGLAVEVIDQGLGMSEAEYTERNAVLANPPDFSVATLSGNTRLGLFVVAKLAGRHSITVRLAESVYSGVRAVVLIPSALMEVAGPRAETPGGGPGALEVAPAWSNAVRSDHFPALRAPLPNGPITEPSPTATSTLVGIPAPVALPPAPLLPQQLGDRPHLPRRNRPGGPAEEALPPVSAAPPVSAPPRQRTPDEARNLMSAIAKGTRQGRQVRPESEKGPQ